One Notolabrus celidotus isolate fNotCel1 chromosome 18, fNotCel1.pri, whole genome shotgun sequence DNA window includes the following coding sequences:
- the LOC117829968 gene encoding carbonic anhydrase 4-like: MHLFSFMLCLSVGALVKCAAGSDWCYTGCEHTPAHWKDIPGTFCGKKRQSPIDIVTSNVKPDQNLLNFTFVNFSSQHVIKSIVNNGHTVKCILAKDESEVSGGGLNGTYSTIQFHLHWGDTEHHPGSEHMVDGHRYPMEMHIVSLKKGVEKPTEDSEGIAVLGFFINATEDGDMSGPWSKLTSYLTNVTGTEVDFNHTISLDDLIGNVNLTKFYRYMGSLTTPNCNEAVVWTVFQEPININKNLIQKFPMETGISNVFRPAQQLYGRQVFASPATPLPPSHSWCYDEHCHYTPSNWPTIPGSHCGGERQSPINIKTEGTVLNKQLKDFTFTKFDEKHAIKYIINTGHAVKCVLKDDMLEVSGGGLGHTYSTLQFHFHWGSTSHDSEGSEHTVDSHRYPMEMHIVNKRKDLSLEEAITTPNGLAVLGFFIKASDGTKSGGESEHHEPSPSKPTSDMDAWKKLTSYLSHIQNISSQADVTEEISIDDLLGNVNRASYYRYNGSLTTPSCNEAVVWTIFKEPVKIDENLMKMFPTHAGYHNVYRQAQSLHNRTIFTTASASGSPCPIMLTLLLACLCVLMINL, translated from the exons ATGCATCTCTTCTCTTTTATGCTGTGCCTGTCTGTGGGAGCTTTGGTAAAATGTG CTGCTGGAAGTGATTGGTGCTACACAGGCTGTG AACATACCCCAGCGCATTGGAAAGACATTCCTGGAACGTTCTGTGGAAAAAAGAGGCAGTCTCCTATTGATATCGTCACCAGCAATGTAAAGCCCGACCAGAACCTGCTTAACTTTACCTTTGTCAACTTCTCCTCTCAGCATGTCATCAAGTCTATCGTAAACAACGGACACACAG TGAAATGCATTTTAGCTAAAGATGAATCTGAAGTGAGTGGAGGGGGACTCAATGGAACATATTCTACCATTCAGTTTCACCTTCATTGGGGTGATACTGAACATCATCCAGGTTCAGAGCACATGGTTGATGGGCACAGATATCCAATGGAG ATGCACATAGTCAGCCTGAAGAAAGGTGTGGAGAAGCCCACGGAGGATTCAGAGGGTATCGCTGTTCTGGGGTTTTTCATAAAT GCAACAGAGGATGGAGACATGTCAGGACCATGGAGCAAGCTCACATCTTACCTGACAAATGTCACAG GCACAGAGGTGGATTTTAACCACACCATCTCTCTTGATGACCTGATCGGGAATGTAAACCTCACAAAGTTCTACCGCTACATGggctctctgaccacacccaaCTGCAATGAAGCAGTTGTGTGGACAGTCTTTCAAGAACCAatcaacatcaacaaaaatctg ATTCAGAAGTTTCCTATGGAGACTGGAATCTCCAATGTTTTTCGGCCAGCACAACAACTTTATGGGCGTCAAGTGTTTGCTTCTCCTGCAACACCTTTACCTCCGA gccaTTCCTGGTGCTACGATGAGCACTGTC ATTACACTCCATCTAACTGGCCGACCATCCCTGGCTCCCATTGTGGCGGTGAACGCCAGTCACCCATCAATATAAAGACAGAAGGCACCGTGTTGAACAAGCAACTGAAAGACTTCACCTTTACGAAGTTTGATGAAAAACATGCCATCAAGTACATCATTAACACAGGACACGCAG TTAAGTGTGTTCTGAAAGACGATATGTTGGAGGTGTCAGGTGGAGGTCTGGGACACACCTACTCCACCCTTCAGTTCCACTTTCACTGGGGCTCCACGTCACATGACTCTGAGGGCTCCGAGCATACTGTGGACTCACACAGATATCCAATGGAG ATGCACATTGTGAACAAAAGAAAGGATCTAAGTCTTGAGGAGGCCATTACGACTCCTAATGGCTTGGCTGTGTTGGGATTCTTTATCAAG GCTTCAGATGGCACCAAAAGCGGCGGCGAATCTGAACATCATGAG ccaAGCCCATCAAAGCCAACATCTGATATGGATGCCTGGAAGAAGTTGACCAGCTACCTTTCACATATTCAGAACATCA GCTCACAAGCTGATGTCACAGAAGAGATCTCCATTGATGATTTGCTTGGCAATGTTAACAGAGCTTCTTACTATCGCTATAACGGCTCTCTGACCACCCCGTCATGTAATGAAGCCGTGGTCTGGACAATTTTTAAAGAGCCTGTCAAAATAGATGAAAACCTG